Proteins encoded within one genomic window of [Enterobacter] lignolyticus SCF1:
- the cmoB gene encoding tRNA 5-methoxyuridine(34)/uridine 5-oxyacetic acid(34) synthase CmoB has translation MIDFGNFYQLIAKDPALSHWLETLPAQIAAWQKASLHGQFKQWSRSVEFLPELQPWKLDLLHSVSAQSESPLSDGQLKGIEKLLRNLMPWRKGPFSLYGLDIDTEWRSDWKWDRVLPHLSDLTGRTILDVGCGSGYHMWRMVGAGARLAVGIDPTQLFLCQFEAVRKLLGNDQRAHLLPLGIEQMPALQAFDTVFSMGVLYHRRSPLDHLWQLKDQLVQDGELVLETLVVDGDENTVLVPGDRYAQMRNVYFIPSAAALKMWLEKCGFVDVRIVDMNVTSTDEQRRTDWMITESLADFLDPNDRTKTVEGYPAPLRAVIIARKP, from the coding sequence ATGATCGATTTCGGTAATTTTTATCAGCTAATCGCCAAAGATCCGGCCCTCTCCCACTGGCTGGAAACGCTGCCCGCGCAGATTGCCGCCTGGCAAAAGGCCTCGCTCCACGGCCAGTTCAAGCAGTGGTCGCGCTCCGTCGAGTTCTTGCCCGAACTGCAGCCGTGGAAGCTGGACCTCCTGCACAGCGTCAGCGCACAGAGCGAATCGCCGCTCAGCGACGGACAGCTGAAGGGCATCGAAAAGCTCTTACGCAACCTGATGCCGTGGCGCAAAGGGCCGTTTTCGCTGTACGGTCTGGATATCGATACCGAATGGCGCTCCGACTGGAAGTGGGATCGCGTGCTGCCGCATCTTTCTGACCTGACCGGCCGGACTATCCTCGATGTCGGCTGCGGCAGCGGCTACCACATGTGGCGTATGGTGGGCGCAGGCGCCCGTCTGGCGGTGGGCATTGACCCGACGCAGCTGTTCCTCTGCCAGTTCGAAGCGGTGCGTAAGCTGCTGGGCAACGACCAGCGCGCGCATCTGCTGCCGCTTGGCATTGAGCAGATGCCGGCGCTGCAGGCGTTTGACACCGTCTTCTCAATGGGCGTGCTTTATCACCGCCGTTCGCCGCTCGACCATCTGTGGCAGTTGAAAGATCAGCTGGTGCAGGATGGCGAACTGGTGCTGGAAACGCTGGTGGTGGACGGTGATGAAAATACCGTGCTGGTGCCCGGCGATCGCTACGCCCAGATGCGCAACGTCTACTTCATCCCCTCGGCGGCCGCGCTGAAGATGTGGCTTGAGAAGTGCGGCTTTGTCGATGTGCGTATTGTCGATATGAACGTCACCAGCACCGATGAGCAGCGCCGCACCGACTGGATGATCACCGAATCGCTGGCCGATTTCCTCGACCCGAACGACCGTACAAAAACGGTGGAAGGCTATCCGGCGCCGCTTCGCGCCGTAATTATCGCCAGAAAGCCCTGA